From one Phycodurus eques isolate BA_2022a chromosome 19, UOR_Pequ_1.1, whole genome shotgun sequence genomic stretch:
- the arl3b gene encoding ADP-ribosylation factor-like protein 3, producing MGLLSILRKLKSTPDQEVRILLLGLDNGGKTTLLKQLASEDISHITPTQGFNIKSVQSQGFKLNVWDIGGQRKIRPYWRNYFENTDVLIYVIDSADRKRFEETGQELAELLDEEKLSGVPVLIFANKQDLLTAAPASEIAEGLNLHTIRDRIWQIQSCSALTGEGIQEGMNWVCKSVNSKKK from the exons ATG GGATTGCTGTCAATCCTGCGCAAGCTGAAGAGTACACCGGACCAGGAGGTGAGGATACTGCTGCTGGGGCTGGACAACGGCGGAAAGACCACCCTGCTCAAGCAGCTGGCCTCTGAAGACATCAGCCACATCACCCCCACCCAG GGCTTCAACATCAAGAGCGTTCAGTCGCAAGGTTTCAAGCTCAACGTTTGGGACATCGGCGGCCAGAGGAAGATCCGGCCATACTGGAGGAACTACTTTGAAAACACTGACGTGCTC ATTTATGTCATCGACAGCGCTGACAGGAAGAGATTTGAGGAGACGGGTCAG gaGCTGGCTGAGCTGCTGGACGAGGAGAAGCTGAGCGGCGTGCCCGTGCTCATCTTCGCCAACAAGCAGGACCTGCTGACGGCGGCGCCGGCCTCCGAGATCGCAGAGGGCCTCAACCTGCACACCATCCGCGACCGCATCTGGCAAATCCAGTCGTGCTCCGCCCTCACCGGCGAAGGCATCCAG GAGGGCATGAACTGGGTGTGCAAGAGCGTCAACTCCAAGAAGAAGTAG